A single genomic interval of Phycisphaerae bacterium harbors:
- a CDS encoding PKD domain-containing protein, translated as MAGDTVTFTAAQPPAGVLGYRWDFTGTGQTIGSGQIVQRRVQEPGDINVRLTVFDFDYQFVSMQKTVRVDPISPMVPLDTLAPEVGNVRSMVMDGETAWLLQSDGYVVGVDVSDPRNLVEVGRVRACAVPGMKMDVDVARRRLFVPCSTAGLVAVDVSDAYSPFVDDCSSTFAEDNFVVLDVTSAAHSVFFVGHFMTGGWQIRAVDPDDFSWVGSSGDAPVVDRVPWPTTMVLSGNLGVVGSPDGIYLVDARRGSGKFLHKLDHQQTMMSVWSLTTNGSVLVAIEANDVLNGEPADSVLSAYDIVESQNVVDSRLSFRFHFDDGQPFGSIAFDSRYVYAATATTLDRYAWEGLGSLRWVDQLGAYGMGYRGVSIGEAGADPDGTSEQRIFVSLAGPLLQSAAHAY; from the coding sequence ATGGCTGGAGATACCGTTACCTTTACTGCGGCGCAGCCGCCGGCGGGCGTTCTCGGGTACCGCTGGGATTTCACCGGGACGGGTCAGACGATAGGGTCGGGGCAGATTGTGCAACGGCGCGTGCAGGAGCCCGGAGATATCAACGTTCGTCTTACCGTTTTTGACTTCGACTATCAATTCGTATCAATGCAAAAGACCGTACGCGTGGACCCAATCTCGCCGATGGTACCTCTGGATACGCTGGCGCCAGAGGTGGGTAACGTACGGTCGATGGTAATGGACGGGGAGACGGCGTGGCTGCTGCAGTCGGACGGGTATGTGGTCGGCGTAGACGTTAGCGACCCAAGAAACCTCGTCGAGGTTGGGCGTGTCAGGGCTTGTGCCGTTCCCGGCATGAAGATGGACGTAGACGTCGCTCGAAGGAGGCTTTTTGTGCCCTGCTCGACCGCCGGACTCGTGGCCGTTGACGTGTCAGATGCCTATTCACCCTTTGTTGATGACTGTTCTTCGACTTTCGCTGAAGACAACTTTGTCGTGCTTGACGTGACCAGTGCGGCGCATTCGGTATTCTTTGTTGGGCACTTCATGACAGGTGGCTGGCAGATTCGCGCTGTCGACCCCGATGACTTTTCTTGGGTTGGGTCATCGGGCGACGCTCCAGTTGTTGATCGTGTTCCTTGGCCGACAACAATGGTGCTTTCAGGAAATCTTGGAGTCGTAGGGTCTCCGGATGGGATTTATCTTGTGGACGCCAGGCGAGGAAGTGGCAAGTTCCTGCACAAATTGGATCATCAACAAACAATGATGAGTGTGTGGTCGCTAACGACGAATGGTTCAGTCTTGGTCGCAATCGAGGCGAACGACGTTCTGAACGGGGAGCCCGCGGATTCCGTGCTCAGTGCTTACGACATAGTCGAGAGTCAAAATGTCGTAGATAGCCGATTGAGCTTTCGCTTCCACTTCGATGACGGGCAGCCTTTTGGAAGCATCGCCTTTGACTCCAGGTACGTGTATGCAGCCACGGCAACGACTCTAGACCGCTACGCGTGGGAAGGTCTCGGAAGCCTCCGCTGGGTTGATCAATTGGGCGCTTACGGCATGGGTTACCGAGGTGTGTCGATTGGCGAGGCGGGGGCAGACCCTGATGGAACAAGCGAGCAGAGGATTTTTGTTTCCTTGGCAGGACCGCTACTCCAATCCGCGGCGCACGCATATTAA